Proteins from one Bactrocera neohumeralis isolate Rockhampton chromosome 3, APGP_CSIRO_Bneo_wtdbg2-racon-allhic-juicebox.fasta_v2, whole genome shotgun sequence genomic window:
- the LOC126752656 gene encoding protein rolling stone — MRALLHLFRQQLTRLWHCERVGLAVIWLLLERVFNVTKMRETSGICHQLCHPLAKEFQREKFSLTHEPTEVFFKSQWQSQPKSIIWLIYRWLLAATFAVGVLGSLIQTFAEGKWFIYLTDWGFFLCMYTSVFGAILVTIFYCSKDNVFVPPWALKLYWASYWTTLSLATLITFIYWIFIFPTDNQSAWEVYNLWAHGFNSILMIMDHMLVAFPVRLLHSVYPLCLGLIYGIFTVIYYWAGGVDPFGNRFIYEILDWSNAGGAILTTLGCILVTFVFCFIHFGLYKLRTFIYKKRQSSKLTLSA; from the exons ATGAGAGCACTTTTACACTTATTTAGGCAACAGTTGACCCGACTCTGGCATTGTGAACGGGTTGGCCTTGCGGTGATTTGGTTGTTGCTCGAGCGTGTATTTAATGTGACAAAA ATGCGTGAGACGTCGGGAATCTGTCATCAGCTGTGCCATCCGCTGGCGAAAGAGTTTCAACGAGAAAAATTCTCGTTGACGCATGAACCTACAGAAGTTTTCTTCAAATCTCAG TGGCAAAGCCAGCCGAAATCGATTATATGGCTAATCTATCGTTGGCTTTTAGCCGCCACGTTTGCTGTCGGGGTGTTGGGCAGCTTGATCCAGACATTTGCAGAGGGAAAATGGTTTATCTATCTCACCGATTGGGGGTTCTTTCTCTGCATGTACACAAGCGTCTTTGGCGCCATTTTGGTAACGATCTTTTATTGCAGTAAAGATAATGTTT TTGTACCTCCATGGGCGCTAAAATTATATTGGGCTTCTTATTGGACCACATTGTCGCTGGCCACGCTTATAACGTTCATATATTGGATATTCATTTTCCCAA CTGACAATCAAAGCGCTTGGGAAGTATATAATCTGTGGGCGCACGGCTTCAATTCAATACTGATGATAATGGATCATATGCTGGTGGCTTTTCCAGTACGCCTATTACACTCTGTCTATCCACTATGCTTAGGTCTAATATATGgaatatttactgttatttatTATTGGGCAGGAGGCGTCGATCC TTTTGGAAACCGTTTCATCTACGAGATACTCGATTGGTCAAATGCGGGCGGCGCAATTTTAACCACACTTGGTTGCATATTAGTAACCTTTGTATTCTGCTTCATACACTTTGGCCTATATAAACTGcgaacatttatttataaaaagcgaCAAAGTTCCAAATTGACATTGAGTGCTTAA